From a single Coleofasciculus chthonoplastes PCC 7420 genomic region:
- a CDS encoding NAD(P) transhydrogenase subunit alpha codes for MTTTFIASLFVFVLAAFVGFEVINKVPPTLHTPLMSGANAISGIAVIGALLISGSKEWNVTVILGLVAVVLATVNVVGGFLVTDRMLQMFKK; via the coding sequence ATGACTACCACATTCATTGCCAGTTTATTTGTCTTTGTCTTAGCCGCCTTTGTTGGTTTTGAAGTGATCAACAAAGTGCCACCCACCCTGCATACTCCCTTGATGTCTGGGGCAAATGCCATTTCCGGGATTGCCGTCATCGGTGCATTGCTTATCTCCGGATCGAAGGAATGGAATGTCACCGTCATTTTGGGTTTAGTGGCTGTCGTGCTAGCCACGGTTAACGTGGTGGGCGGTTTCCTGGTTACGGATCGCATGTTGCAAATGTTTAAGAAATAA
- the yidC gene encoding membrane protein insertase YidC, translating to MDFGIGFLSNNVMLPILDFFYGIVPSYGLAIVALTLVIRFALYPLNAGSIRNMRRMRITQPLMKKRQEEIQQRYGDDKVKQQEEMSKLFQEFGNPLAGCFPVLLQMPVLFALFATLRGSPFSNVNYTVDVQIFPREKMEFIQPQAFATKPQNIYFADGVHSPVAAVLPSGNRLVVGEKTPIDFQSVEGKSLSTLEKEYPDTKIVPKWEITKGEDKVRLTTDGTLEALEPGDVTLKATIPGLAAERGFLFINALGRVGAFGDDGEIHLDIVGMILFFGVSLYVNQVLTGQNAPSGSSQQNTVNKITPVLFSGMFFFFPLPAGVLMYMVIANVFQTLQSFILMREPLPDNIQKMVDEQEKAEQKTQSKDKSGEGRESLPFEPKRSKKKASS from the coding sequence ATGGATTTTGGTATCGGGTTTCTTTCCAACAACGTCATGCTGCCAATCCTGGATTTCTTTTACGGGATTGTGCCTAGCTACGGTCTTGCCATCGTGGCACTGACCCTGGTAATTCGCTTTGCTCTCTATCCCCTGAACGCAGGCTCCATTCGCAACATGAGGCGCATGCGAATTACCCAACCCTTAATGAAAAAGCGGCAAGAGGAAATTCAGCAACGCTATGGTGATGACAAGGTAAAACAACAAGAGGAGATGAGCAAACTCTTCCAGGAGTTTGGGAATCCCCTAGCCGGGTGTTTCCCTGTGCTGCTGCAAATGCCTGTCTTGTTTGCCCTATTCGCCACATTGCGGGGATCACCGTTTTCCAATGTGAACTACACGGTGGATGTACAAATCTTTCCCCGGGAGAAAATGGAGTTCATCCAGCCCCAAGCCTTTGCCACTAAACCCCAAAATATTTACTTTGCCGATGGGGTTCACTCACCCGTAGCCGCTGTCTTACCTAGTGGTAATCGGTTAGTGGTAGGGGAAAAAACCCCAATTGACTTTCAATCCGTTGAAGGAAAATCCCTAAGCACCCTGGAGAAGGAATATCCAGACACCAAAATTGTGCCTAAATGGGAAATCACCAAAGGGGAAGACAAGGTACGCTTGACAACAGATGGCACCCTGGAAGCCTTAGAACCGGGTGACGTCACCCTAAAGGCGACAATTCCTGGACTAGCCGCCGAGCGAGGATTCCTATTTATTAATGCCCTAGGGCGAGTGGGTGCCTTTGGAGATGATGGCGAAATCCACTTGGATATTGTGGGCATGATTCTATTTTTTGGCGTGAGTTTGTATGTAAACCAGGTTCTCACGGGTCAAAATGCTCCTAGTGGTTCATCCCAGCAAAATACGGTGAATAAGATTACGCCAGTTTTATTCTCCGGGATGTTCTTCTTCTTCCCCTTACCCGCCGGGGTGTTGATGTATATGGTGATTGCTAACGTTTTTCAGACGCTGCAATCCTTCATTTTGATGCGAGAACCCCTACCGGACAATATCCAAAAAATGGTTGATGAGCAAGAAAAAGCGGAACAGAAAACCCAATCAAAGGACAAGTCCGGCGAAGGGCGAGAATCACTGCCATTTGAACCGAAACGTTCCAAGAAAAAAGCGTCAAGTTAG
- a CDS encoding peptidoglycan-binding domain-containing protein: METLAYSHLIWASENPAEVGLESVNRDEWRLTKPSPVPFHWLLFAIILSSLGLTDKAVAQTLQPGSRGSQVIEIQQRLRELGYFDQQPTGYFGPITTEAVQQFQRSQGLIPDGIVGQRTQSVLFDNFTRISPFDSTFASSTLPPPSTTIGTLPPPPTIGNILSPTRGQVTPPSIETQPSRFRELRPGDRGQEVFELQLKLRQAGFDPGRVDGIYGFQTQNAVEQFQEANNLFPDGVANQDTLQALGLIPTLEQNRYVVVVPIYNGDTLTRVQQYVSGAFTADSGRGKFVNAGSFVDRDGAEAISHRLRSQGLDARVAYFR; this comes from the coding sequence ATGGAAACCCTTGCCTATAGCCATCTTATCTGGGCATCGGAAAACCCAGCCGAGGTGGGTTTAGAAAGTGTCAATCGGGATGAGTGGCGATTGACCAAGCCTTCTCCCGTACCATTCCACTGGCTATTATTCGCCATCATTCTCAGCAGCTTAGGACTTACAGACAAAGCTGTTGCCCAAACACTACAGCCAGGAAGTCGTGGCTCTCAAGTCATTGAGATTCAACAGCGTTTGCGGGAATTAGGCTATTTTGATCAGCAACCCACTGGTTATTTTGGTCCAATCACCACAGAGGCTGTCCAGCAATTCCAGCGCAGTCAGGGACTGATTCCAGATGGAATTGTCGGTCAACGTACCCAATCTGTGTTGTTCGATAACTTTACCCGTATTTCTCCCTTCGATTCGACCTTTGCCTCCAGCACTTTACCTCCCCCCAGTACAACGATTGGCACTTTGCCACCTCCTCCGACTATCGGCAACATTTTATCTCCTACCAGAGGACAAGTGACACCGCCTTCCATTGAGACTCAACCGTCTAGGTTTAGAGAATTGCGTCCCGGCGATCGCGGTCAAGAGGTATTTGAACTTCAGCTAAAGTTAAGACAGGCAGGTTTTGATCCCGGTCGAGTTGATGGCATTTATGGGTTCCAAACTCAAAACGCCGTTGAGCAGTTTCAGGAAGCAAATAACCTATTTCCCGATGGCGTAGCCAATCAAGACACGCTTCAGGCGTTGGGGTTAATTCCAACACTTGAGCAAAATCGTTATGTGGTCGTTGTCCCCATTTATAACGGAGATACACTCACCCGAGTGCAACAATATGTGTCGGGGGCGTTTACTGCTGACTCTGGACGAGGCAAATTTGTCAATGCTGGCTCCTTTGTGGATCGTGACGGTGCTGAAGCGATTTCCCATCGACTGCGATCGCAGGGCTTAGATGCACGGGTAGCGTATTTCCGCTAA
- a CDS encoding Re/Si-specific NAD(P)(+) transhydrogenase subunit alpha: protein MKIALVKEIEVGENRVALIPDTVARLVKQGLEIWVENGAGEASFFSDRAYEEAGATLVSDPGKLWAEADVLVKVGIPKDDEINQMREGSTLISFLSPLGKPEVAQKLANRKVTAFSMELIPRTSRAQSMDALSSQAGVAGYKAVLIAAAALPKFFPMLTTAAGTIKPSKVFILGAGVAGLQAIATARRLGAMVEAFDIRPAVKEEVESLGAKFVEVDLQEDTVAEGGYAKEISEAAKQRTQEVIAERVKQADVVITTAQVPGKTAPLLVTEEMVEQMSPGSVIVDLAAEQGGNCAVTEAGKDIVRHGVTVIGPINVPASMPTHASQMYAKNISTLLQYLVKEGQLHLDFEDDIVDNTCITHAGEIRNQRVKDALSQMSTTV, encoded by the coding sequence ATGAAAATAGCACTGGTTAAAGAAATTGAAGTGGGCGAAAATCGGGTCGCCCTGATTCCGGATACTGTTGCCCGTTTGGTCAAACAGGGCTTAGAGATTTGGGTGGAAAATGGTGCGGGAGAGGCATCGTTTTTTAGCGATCGCGCTTATGAGGAGGCGGGAGCTACCCTAGTCTCAGATCCAGGTAAACTCTGGGCTGAAGCTGATGTGCTCGTAAAAGTGGGCATCCCCAAAGATGATGAAATCAACCAGATGCGGGAAGGCTCAACATTAATTAGCTTCCTGAGTCCCCTAGGTAAGCCAGAGGTTGCCCAGAAACTGGCAAATCGTAAGGTGACTGCCTTCAGTATGGAGTTGATTCCCCGTACCAGTCGCGCCCAGAGTATGGATGCGCTGTCTTCCCAAGCTGGGGTAGCCGGGTACAAAGCGGTACTGATTGCCGCCGCCGCGTTACCGAAATTCTTCCCCATGTTAACCACAGCAGCGGGAACGATCAAACCCTCAAAAGTGTTTATCCTGGGTGCAGGCGTCGCTGGACTGCAAGCGATCGCGACTGCTCGACGCCTAGGTGCGATGGTCGAAGCCTTTGATATTCGTCCGGCGGTGAAGGAAGAAGTGGAAAGCCTGGGAGCTAAGTTTGTCGAGGTCGATCTCCAAGAAGATACTGTGGCTGAAGGTGGGTATGCTAAAGAAATCTCTGAGGCGGCGAAGCAGCGCACTCAAGAGGTGATCGCTGAACGGGTTAAGCAAGCGGATGTAGTGATTACCACCGCCCAAGTTCCGGGCAAAACAGCCCCCTTACTGGTGACGGAGGAGATGGTTGAGCAAATGAGTCCGGGTTCAGTGATCGTGGATCTCGCCGCTGAACAAGGTGGAAACTGTGCCGTTACTGAAGCGGGGAAAGATATTGTCCGTCATGGCGTCACCGTTATTGGTCCAATTAATGTTCCCGCGTCCATGCCCACCCACGCCAGCCAGATGTACGCCAAGAATATCTCAACGTTATTACAGTACCTGGTCAAAGAAGGACAGTTACACCTCGATTTTGAGGATGATATTGTAGACAACACCTGTATTACCCATGCTGGCGAAATTCGCAATCAGCGGGTGAAAGATGCCCTCTCTCAAATGAGTACAACCGTCTAA
- the rnpA gene encoding ribonuclease P protein component — translation MLPQANRLKHWRDFKAVYQKGIRRYGRHLTVRGLHLPRVSHEKGLRSGKLQLNPKNLPPTRIGISVSQKVSKKAVVRNRLKRQIRAALRQLLPRLKPGWHVIVGVRPSALECDYAQFLQELEQLLVDAEVINGH, via the coding sequence TTGTTGCCCCAGGCGAATCGACTCAAGCATTGGCGAGATTTTAAGGCAGTATACCAAAAAGGAATTCGTCGCTATGGACGCCATTTAACAGTGCGAGGTTTACATTTGCCTAGGGTTAGCCATGAGAAGGGTCTCCGTTCAGGCAAGTTACAGCTCAATCCTAAAAATCTACCCCCCACTCGCATCGGTATTTCCGTTAGCCAAAAAGTCAGTAAAAAAGCCGTCGTCCGTAATCGGCTGAAACGTCAGATACGAGCGGCTTTGCGCCAATTATTGCCGCGACTAAAACCCGGTTGGCATGTCATAGTTGGAGTGCGTCCCAGTGCCTTGGAGTGCGATTATGCTCAATTTTTGCAAGAATTAGAGCAGTTATTGGTAGATGCTGAGGTAATAAATGGGCATTAA
- a CDS encoding SH3 domain-containing protein, whose protein sequence is MSQISLWSKSAALLLLGFTVAEGLTATASVGVGSEPTPLVTTWVHATENVERNTYRSPLNYQPGTFTSTLPSPTNSFLLTQGLIGQCRAAAQSIFIYAERSIANPIRALQADEQVILAEASGRNGWIAIRSPISGFVQAKDLKPCAGNPAPTPSPTPPNRCRRVIYEEDEGLAIRESPNTNSARVGGVFFGDRVTLSNPPQFRLDDAGREWVRITAPTSGWLSNGFPQLGDINLKACF, encoded by the coding sequence ATGAGCCAAATTAGCCTGTGGAGCAAGTCAGCCGCACTTTTGCTGTTAGGATTTACTGTAGCAGAAGGTTTAACAGCAACGGCTAGTGTAGGCGTTGGCAGTGAACCAACTCCGTTGGTGACCACTTGGGTTCATGCCACGGAGAATGTAGAACGTAATACTTATAGAAGCCCTCTAAACTATCAACCTGGAACATTCACGTCAACCCTCCCTTCCCCGACAAATTCTTTTCTGCTTACTCAAGGGTTGATCGGGCAATGTCGGGCGGCGGCGCAGTCAATTTTTATCTACGCGGAACGTTCAATCGCTAATCCGATTCGCGCTTTACAAGCCGATGAACAAGTCATCCTCGCCGAAGCTAGTGGTAGGAATGGTTGGATCGCGATTCGTTCTCCCATTAGTGGATTTGTCCAAGCGAAAGATCTCAAGCCTTGCGCGGGGAATCCTGCGCCTACGCCATCACCCACACCACCTAACCGTTGTCGCCGAGTAATTTATGAAGAAGATGAAGGATTAGCGATTCGGGAAAGTCCCAACACGAATTCAGCGAGAGTGGGTGGCGTCTTCTTTGGCGATCGCGTCACTCTTTCTAATCCACCCCAATTTAGATTAGATGACGCTGGACGTGAATGGGTAAGAATTACCGCCCCAACTTCTGGCTGGCTATCTAATGGATTTCCGCAACTGGGCGATATTAATCTGAAGGCGTGTTTCTAG
- the rpmH gene encoding 50S ribosomal protein L34, giving the protein MTKRTLGGSNRKQKRKSGFRARMRTKNGRAVIKARRSKGRYRLAV; this is encoded by the coding sequence ATGACAAAACGTACATTAGGCGGTAGTAACCGCAAGCAAAAACGCAAATCAGGATTTCGCGCCCGCATGCGAACCAAAAACGGTCGAGCTGTGATTAAAGCCCGCCGCAGTAAAGGACGTTATCGTTTAGCCGTGTAG
- a CDS encoding DUF2808 domain-containing protein, translating to MFIRKSPLGRFVSAVALTGCLFTGVAVRTLAQSNPGLTIFSGVQRENILRYYLGFGGRANQWDRYYLRIPSKKMELAVQQFVVRYPDYYTGKFDTDRIEVRVDGESLPIAEVDWDKENYQLQIYMQEPVPAQEKVEIVLSNVKNPRFGGTFYFECLVWTPGDVPLPRYMGTWILTIS from the coding sequence ATGTTTATCCGCAAATCTCCTCTAGGACGCTTCGTTTCAGCCGTTGCCTTAACAGGCTGTTTATTCACTGGTGTAGCCGTTCGGACATTAGCTCAGAGTAATCCCGGACTCACTATATTTAGCGGTGTGCAACGGGAAAATATTCTCAGGTATTATTTGGGGTTTGGAGGTCGAGCCAATCAATGGGATCGATACTACCTGAGGATTCCCAGCAAGAAGATGGAATTGGCGGTGCAGCAGTTTGTCGTTCGTTATCCAGATTATTACACCGGAAAATTTGACACAGATCGGATTGAGGTAAGAGTTGACGGCGAATCACTACCCATTGCTGAGGTAGATTGGGATAAAGAGAATTACCAGCTACAGATTTATATGCAGGAGCCAGTTCCAGCCCAGGAGAAGGTGGAGATTGTGTTGTCTAATGTGAAAAATCCCCGGTTTGGCGGTACTTTTTATTTTGAATGCCTAGTGTGGACTCCCGGTGATGTTCCCCTACCCCGTTATATGGGAACCTGGATTCTGACGATTAGTTAG
- a CDS encoding PH domain-containing protein: MGIKEETYYEGGPHIGDLIINILLGFTVIALPLTIGAVVRALWLRYRVTNRRISVTGGWQGRDRTDIIYSEIAQLRKVPRGIGLWGDIVVILKDGSRLELRAMPQFREIYDYIGEKVSAKTGKPLDSVKA; this comes from the coding sequence ATGGGCATTAAAGAAGAAACCTATTATGAGGGGGGTCCCCATATCGGTGATTTGATTATAAACATTTTGTTGGGGTTCACGGTTATCGCCCTGCCCTTAACCATTGGGGCGGTTGTGCGAGCGTTGTGGTTGCGCTATCGGGTGACAAATCGCCGCATTTCGGTGACAGGGGGATGGCAAGGGCGCGATCGCACGGATATTATCTACTCCGAAATTGCTCAACTGCGGAAAGTTCCCCGTGGTATAGGTCTGTGGGGAGATATTGTGGTTATCCTGAAAGATGGTAGCCGTTTAGAACTGAGGGCTATGCCTCAGTTTCGCGAAATTTACGATTATATCGGTGAAAAAGTTTCTGCCAAAACGGGTAAACCCCTAGATTCCGTTAAGGCTTAG
- a CDS encoding SH3 domain-containing protein, with amino-acid sequence MSLSGIAKFFIGFILGIAILLAGGGAVAYYFFTKLSVNPAKPIFAEEQQAKSPVKSPDSAKKPAQSAQKPKPSPSPTPSESPEPEELPPGAYEARVTWPEGLSLRDSPSLNANRIGGVAYNKEIIILKESDDQKWQRVRLSGSEQEGWVKAGNVERVE; translated from the coding sequence ATGAGCTTATCAGGTATTGCCAAGTTTTTTATCGGATTTATTCTAGGTATTGCCATATTATTGGCGGGGGGTGGTGCCGTCGCCTATTACTTTTTCACAAAATTATCAGTCAATCCAGCTAAACCCATTTTTGCCGAAGAACAACAAGCCAAGTCACCCGTTAAATCCCCTGATTCGGCGAAGAAACCCGCTCAATCTGCCCAGAAGCCAAAACCCAGTCCTAGCCCCACTCCCAGTGAATCCCCAGAACCAGAAGAATTACCCCCTGGCGCGTATGAAGCGCGGGTAACATGGCCCGAAGGATTAAGCCTGCGCGATTCTCCCAGTCTCAATGCCAATCGCATTGGTGGCGTAGCCTACAATAAGGAAATTATCATCCTCAAAGAAAGCGATGATCAAAAATGGCAGAGGGTACGCCTGTCTGGTAGTGAACAAGAAGGTTGGGTCAAGGCGGGAAATGTTGAGCGAGTCGAATAA
- a CDS encoding YceD family protein, with translation MEVIYIPGLLKLPEQTEVIQVKEFLPDLETLTPVRGGLQVKHQGNYLEVSAQAETIVTLACNRCLQQYNHRLTLDVSELVWLDEAAEQQELGILERETPLEELVETLHPQGYFDPNSWLYEQLCLEIPPRQLCDANCPGIVMEENDSTKPTDRRWDALEILKGKLPG, from the coding sequence ATGGAAGTAATTTATATTCCTGGATTGCTTAAATTACCAGAGCAAACCGAGGTGATTCAGGTCAAAGAATTCCTGCCCGATTTAGAAACGCTAACGCCTGTGCGAGGAGGCTTGCAAGTTAAGCATCAAGGGAATTATTTAGAAGTATCGGCGCAAGCCGAAACGATTGTTACCCTAGCCTGTAACCGTTGTTTGCAGCAGTACAATCATCGGTTAACCCTGGATGTGTCGGAACTGGTTTGGTTAGATGAAGCCGCCGAGCAACAGGAGCTGGGTATCTTGGAACGAGAAACGCCCTTGGAGGAGTTAGTGGAAACCTTACATCCCCAAGGGTATTTTGATCCCAATAGTTGGCTTTATGAGCAATTGTGTCTAGAAATTCCACCCCGACAGTTATGTGACGCCAACTGTCCAGGAATTGTCATGGAAGAGAATGATAGCACTAAGCCAACTGATCGGCGTTGGGATGCTCTGGAAATTTTGAAGGGAAAATTGCCAGGGTAA
- a CDS encoding AAA family ATPase has product MSFNDEFELLLRARYPLIYIPTLEEERAEVAIAQTAQRLGERAVYIWDFVDGYQGNPNDQGFGRRNPLQALEFVEKIPANAPSIFILRDFHRFLDDISVSRKLKNLARLLKSQPKNIVIVTPQVAIPSDLTEVLTVQEFPLPDVGEIKAEISRLVAATSQSLSDKVLDELVRSCQGLSLERIRRVLARAIAAQGQIQPDDVEMVLEEKRQSIRQTQILDYYPTSERISDIGGLDNLKDWLLRRGGAFTERARQYGLPHPRGLLLVGIQGTGKSLTAKAIAHHWHLPLLRLDVGRLFGGLVGESESRTRQMIQLAEALAPCILWIDEIDKAFAGVESKGDSGTASRVFGTFINWLAEKKSPVFVVATANNIQALPPEMLRKGRFDEIFFVGLPSQAERQAIFELHLGRLRPHNLKNYDLERLAYETPDFSGAEIEQTLIEAMHIGFSQNRDFTTDDILEAASQIVPLARTAQEQIQFLKDWAAAGKARMASRDNRLSSRIQRQLQ; this is encoded by the coding sequence ATGAGTTTTAATGATGAGTTTGAGCTGCTGCTACGCGCCCGCTATCCCCTAATTTACATCCCCACCCTGGAAGAAGAACGAGCCGAAGTCGCGATCGCGCAAACGGCGCAACGGTTGGGTGAACGGGCGGTTTATATTTGGGATTTTGTCGATGGTTATCAGGGGAACCCCAACGATCAAGGGTTTGGACGCCGCAATCCCTTACAGGCTTTAGAGTTTGTCGAAAAAATCCCCGCCAATGCCCCTTCTATCTTTATCCTCAGAGACTTTCACCGTTTTCTGGACGATATCTCCGTTTCCCGCAAACTGAAAAACCTGGCGCGACTTCTCAAATCCCAACCAAAAAACATCGTCATTGTTACCCCTCAAGTCGCCATCCCCTCAGACTTAACCGAAGTGCTGACAGTACAAGAGTTTCCCTTACCCGATGTTGGGGAAATCAAAGCCGAAATTAGTCGCCTAGTCGCCGCCACCAGTCAATCCCTCAGCGACAAAGTTTTAGATGAACTGGTGCGCTCTTGTCAAGGGTTATCCTTAGAACGGATACGCCGAGTCTTAGCCCGTGCGATCGCGGCGCAGGGACAAATCCAACCCGATGACGTGGAAATGGTGTTAGAGGAAAAACGCCAATCGATTCGTCAAACCCAAATCTTAGACTATTACCCCACCAGCGAACGAATTTCCGACATTGGCGGCTTAGATAACCTCAAAGACTGGTTACTGCGCCGAGGTGGTGCGTTTACCGAACGCGCCCGACAATATGGATTACCCCATCCCCGTGGCTTGCTATTAGTCGGAATCCAAGGTACCGGAAAATCACTAACCGCGAAAGCGATCGCCCATCATTGGCATCTTCCCCTATTACGCTTAGATGTCGGGCGTTTATTTGGTGGCTTAGTCGGCGAATCTGAATCCCGCACCCGCCAGATGATTCAACTCGCCGAAGCCTTAGCCCCCTGTATTCTCTGGATTGACGAAATTGACAAAGCCTTTGCGGGAGTAGAGTCCAAAGGCGATTCCGGTACCGCCAGTCGGGTGTTTGGCACGTTCATCAACTGGTTAGCTGAGAAAAAATCCCCCGTATTTGTTGTCGCCACCGCCAATAATATCCAAGCCCTCCCGCCGGAAATGCTGCGGAAAGGGCGATTTGATGAAATCTTCTTTGTCGGCTTACCCTCTCAAGCGGAACGCCAAGCGATTTTTGAACTACATTTAGGGCGACTGCGCCCTCATAACCTCAAGAACTATGATCTAGAACGACTCGCTTACGAAACCCCTGACTTTTCCGGCGCAGAAATTGAACAAACCCTGATCGAAGCCATGCACATTGGCTTTAGCCAGAATCGAGATTTCACCACCGATGATATATTAGAAGCCGCCAGTCAAATTGTCCCCCTTGCCCGTACCGCCCAAGAACAAATTCAATTTCTCAAAGACTGGGCGGCGGCAGGAAAAGCACGGATGGCGTCAAGAGATAATCGTTTAAGTAGTCGGATTCAGCGTCAACTGCAGTAA
- a CDS encoding NAD(P)(+) transhydrogenase (Re/Si-specific) subunit beta yields the protein MTDFLPTGIELTYLVATGLFIFGLKKLGSPATARQGNVWASVGMLLAVVATLLNQQVLNYQMILVGIAIGAVIGVTAAYKVAMTAMPQMVGLLNGLGGAASALVAIGEFWRLLNAGQGVPLGSTITVILGVLIGGVTLTGSFVAFGKLQGLITGKPVKFPLQQVFNALLLISFLVCSGYLLVTPDNTTIFLAMVGISSVLGIFFVLPIGGGDMPVVISLLNSFSGLAASAAGFVVMNDMLIVAGALVGASGLILTNIMCKAMNRSLPNVLFSAFGSGEVKGGAGDAGGVGDKVVHSIDAEEGAMMLGYARSVVVVPGYGMAVAQAQHTVRELADQLEKLGVEVKYAIHPVAGRMPGHMNVLLAEANVSYDYLYDMDDINPQFDNTDVALVIGANDVVNPAARSNSSSPIYGMPILDVDKAKHAIVIKRSMNAGFAGIENELFYGDKTMMLFGSAKDVVAQLVAEVKQL from the coding sequence ATGACCGACTTTCTACCAACTGGGATTGAACTGACGTATTTAGTCGCAACCGGATTATTTATCTTTGGGCTGAAAAAGCTGGGATCACCAGCGACAGCACGCCAAGGAAATGTGTGGGCTTCAGTCGGGATGCTGCTAGCTGTGGTGGCAACTCTGCTGAACCAACAGGTCTTAAATTATCAAATGATTTTGGTGGGGATCGCCATCGGTGCTGTCATTGGTGTGACGGCAGCCTATAAAGTGGCGATGACTGCCATGCCTCAGATGGTAGGCTTGCTGAATGGGTTGGGTGGTGCCGCCTCAGCGTTAGTCGCGATCGGGGAATTTTGGCGCTTGCTGAACGCGGGTCAAGGTGTACCCTTAGGGTCTACGATTACCGTGATTCTGGGTGTGCTAATTGGTGGCGTCACCCTCACCGGGAGTTTTGTAGCATTTGGTAAGTTACAGGGGTTGATTACGGGTAAACCCGTAAAGTTTCCCTTGCAGCAAGTATTTAATGCCTTACTCCTGATTAGCTTTTTAGTCTGTAGTGGTTACCTATTAGTCACACCGGACAATACAACCATCTTTCTGGCGATGGTGGGTATCTCCTCAGTGTTAGGGATTTTCTTTGTCCTACCCATTGGCGGCGGCGATATGCCTGTGGTGATCTCACTGCTGAACTCGTTTTCCGGGTTAGCGGCGAGCGCGGCGGGTTTTGTCGTGATGAACGATATGCTGATTGTGGCTGGGGCGTTAGTTGGGGCTTCCGGTTTAATCCTGACCAACATTATGTGTAAGGCGATGAACCGTTCCTTACCCAACGTGCTATTTAGTGCCTTTGGTAGCGGTGAAGTCAAAGGCGGTGCTGGTGATGCCGGTGGCGTCGGTGACAAAGTTGTCCATAGTATTGATGCCGAAGAAGGGGCAATGATGTTGGGCTATGCCCGCTCCGTGGTCGTTGTTCCAGGGTATGGGATGGCAGTGGCTCAGGCACAACATACAGTGCGCGAATTAGCCGATCAGCTTGAAAAACTGGGCGTTGAGGTCAAATACGCCATTCACCCAGTTGCGGGTCGGATGCCGGGACACATGAACGTACTTTTAGCCGAAGCGAATGTCTCTTATGACTATCTCTACGACATGGATGACATCAATCCTCAGTTTGATAATACGGATGTTGCCCTTGTCATTGGTGCCAATGATGTGGTAAATCCAGCCGCTCGCAGCAATAGCAGTAGTCCGATTTATGGGATGCCGATTCTCGATGTCGATAAAGCAAAACATGCGATCGTGATTAAGCGAAGCATGAATGCGGGCTTTGCTGGGATTGAAAATGAGCTGTTCTACGGCGATAAGACGATGATGTTGTTTGGTAGCGCTAAGGATGTTGTGGCGCAGCTTGTGGCTGAGGTGAAGCAGCTTTAA
- a CDS encoding Jag family protein: MSNQQRGQQWLEELLRLSNVSATVQVTDENQDSKANYWLTINQSQLTEAEIQTLIGVNGKVLDALQYLANATLNLGKPLADQAAYTVELNGYRLQRQEELRILADQAAQKVRETGQDYELRSLSAAERRQVHTLLQECEDLETHSQGQEPNRRLVVRLRP; encoded by the coding sequence ATGAGTAATCAGCAGCGGGGTCAACAGTGGCTAGAAGAGTTGCTACGCTTATCCAATGTGTCGGCGACAGTGCAAGTCACTGATGAGAACCAAGATAGTAAAGCCAACTACTGGTTAACCATTAATCAAAGCCAATTGACTGAGGCAGAGATTCAAACCCTGATTGGCGTCAATGGTAAGGTACTTGATGCGCTACAGTATCTGGCAAATGCAACGCTTAACCTCGGTAAGCCATTAGCAGATCAGGCGGCGTATACCGTTGAACTCAATGGTTACCGTCTACAGCGTCAAGAGGAACTCCGGATACTAGCAGATCAGGCGGCGCAGAAAGTACGGGAGACGGGTCAAGATTATGAACTGCGATCGCTCTCCGCTGCAGAACGCCGTCAAGTGCATACGTTGCTCCAGGAATGCGAAGATTTAGAAACCCACAGTCAGGGTCAAGAACCAAACCGTCGCTTGGTGGTGCGTCTGCGTCCTTAA